Proteins encoded together in one Amblyomma americanum isolate KBUSLIRL-KWMA chromosome 1, ASM5285725v1, whole genome shotgun sequence window:
- the LOC144106418 gene encoding uncharacterized protein LOC144106418: protein MAKETSEDDELRTAPLEAGQAPCELLMGRRLRARLPDFADRRAPEVKKHTQAHPQRRPLEALGEHDTVRLLDKGGWTTKALAENAVAPRSYMVRKKDVNQLRRNRQHLLRTNEEFDPSLETIPDCTEDSASDCASLPGLRHHRSPWATRAPRVTIKPRLPTRLKSILSQGNIVLWKP from the exons ATGGCAAAAGAAACGAGTGAAGACGACGAGCTAAG GACAGCACCACTCGAGGCCGGACAAGCCCCGTGCGAGCTACTCATGGGCAGGAGGTTAAGAGCGAGGCTGCCTGACTTCGCAGACCGTAGGGCACCAGAGGTCAAAAAGCACACCCAAGCCCACCCTCAGAGACGTCCACTAGAAGCACTCGGCGAGCATGACACCGTTAGGCTGCTCGACAAGGGAGGGTGGACCACAAAGGCCCTCGCAGAAAACGCCGTCGCCCCTCGCTCATACATGGTCCGTAAAAAAGACGTGAATCAGCTTCGTCGCAACCGTCAACATCTGCTGCGAACAAACGAAGAGTTCGACCCctcactggaaaccattcctgactGTACGGAAGACAGTGCTAGCGACTGTGCTTCTCTTCCAGGCTTGCGGCACCACAGGAGTCCCTGGGCAACTCGAGCCCCACGTGTGACGATCAAGCCACGGCTGCCCACACGCCTCAAGAGCATCCTGAGCCAGGGCAACATAGTCCTCTGGAAACCATGA
- the LOC144128133 gene encoding uncharacterized protein LOC144128133, translating to MTLGPPPTDAPAPHQGSLKMKDAPSSPETHTTTQPPTETRSPTTESSGGHTTRTTSKTSLGNMTTEKPTPTRVPEQTTAPDRSPGANETASDKQGMKDPPVPTTNVSDSPSSNDKDGTVCPTVHKSFCNVNGAAQFFYDPDEGSCLSATVQRAHVCNRSPNQFASIEDCLAACVKGRWAPEHRCVQKPRFVACTAEDARGDWWFHDGRKCVPWSFAGGRCPLASAPVFDTAAVCGAQCNDSRTRRERGCLLPVSQLCEPSQLRLPFFAAPSVTDKGTAFQCHRVEWEFLLRHRCLLGSNAFVNRDECHETCRRRTRQY from the exons ATGACGCTGGGCCCGCCACCTACGGATGCACCTGCGCCTCACCAG GGCTCCTTGAAGATGAAAGATGCACCCAGTTCACCCGAGACGCATACCACCACCCAACCGCCAACGGAAACGCGTTCACCAACAACTGAGAGCAGCGGAGGCCATACGACCCGCACTACCAGCAAGACCAGTCTTGGGAACATGACCACTGAGAAGCCGACGCCGACACGGGTGCCCGAGCAAACCACAGCGCCTGATCGGTCACCAGGCGCGAACGAAACGGCTTCAGACAAGCAAGGCATGAAGGATCCACCCGTCCCTACTACTAACGTCAGTGATTCCCCC AGCAGCAACGACAAGGATGGCACAGTCTGCCCAACCGTCCACAAGTCCTTCTGCAATGTCAACGGAGCGGCGCAGTTCTTCTATGACCCGGACGAAGGATCGTGCCTATCTGCGACAGTGCAGAGGGCTCACGTGTGCAACCGCAGTCCGaaccaattcgcctccatcgaggactGCTTGGCGGCCTGTGTCAAGGGCCGGTGGGCTCCTGAGCACCGTTGCGTTCAGAAGCCGCGGTTCGTAGCCTGCACTGCTGAAGACGCTCGCGGTGACTGGTGGTTCCACGACGGCCGCAAGTGTGTCCCATGGTCCTTTGCGGGTGGCAGATGCCCGCTGGCCTCGGCACCCGTCTTTGATACTGCGGCCGTGTGCGGCGCGCAGTGCAACGATTCGCGGACACGTCGGGAGCGGGGATGCCTGCTGCCGGTGTCACAGTTGTGCGAACCTTCGCAGCTTCGCCTTCCGTTTTTTGCCGCTCCATCGGTGACGGATAAAGGCACCGCGTTCCAGTGTCACAGGGTGGAGTGGGAATTTCTGCTTCGACACCGATGTTTATTGGGCTCCAACGCCTTCGTCAACCGGGATGAGTGCCACGAAACCTGTCGCCGTCGAACGCGACAATATTGA